From the Streptomyces nigrescens genome, one window contains:
- a CDS encoding RDD family protein, translated as MRRLGAIFLDGLLALTAAYIALRSAGHAGLPALQVFYAVAGAGFGLSFLNHVLLTRIAGASLGKFAVRTRVIRETDATRPRLPRLFRRWLGGYFFLVIWIIAACFDLEDDPEDFCGLRLVSYRDLRAVTGAPLR; from the coding sequence ATGCGCCGGCTCGGCGCGATATTCCTGGACGGGCTGCTGGCGCTGACCGCCGCCTACATCGCCCTGCGTTCCGCCGGCCACGCCGGTCTGCCCGCCCTGCAGGTCTTCTACGCCGTCGCCGGCGCGGGCTTCGGACTGTCGTTCCTCAACCATGTCCTGCTGACCCGGATCGCCGGGGCGAGCCTCGGCAAGTTCGCCGTCCGTACCCGCGTCATCCGCGAAACGGACGCCACCCGCCCGCGGCTGCCCCGGCTGTTCCGCCGCTGGCTCGGGGGCTACTTCTTCCTGGTGATCTGGATCATCGCCGCCTGCTTCGACCTGGAGGACGACCCCGAGGACTTCTGCGGGCTCCGTCTGGTCAGCTACCGCGATCTGCGGGCGGTCACCGGGGCGCCCCTCCGCTGA
- a CDS encoding oxidoreductase — protein MTRWNTSHIPDQTGRSAVVTGANSGIGYVTARELARQGARVLLACRNETRGIAALDRLRSEVPTAEAEFRPLDLADLSSVRDFAAALDDFDGDRLDLLINNAGVMALPYRTTADGFEMQFGTNHLGHFALTGLLLPKLLATPGARVVTVSSMLHALADLDYSDLNSEHSYRRWIAYARSKSANLLFVHELTRRLAAAGSQVVAAAAHPGYASTNLQTTGVRMEGRTSAERAIELGNRLIAQSPDGGALGTLCAATAPHMRPDSFIGPRSGLRGAPAQSFRAPWTKKDANGERLWAASEQLTGVRYDFSRPAAAF, from the coding sequence GTGACCAGGTGGAACACCAGCCACATCCCCGACCAGACGGGCCGCTCGGCGGTCGTCACGGGCGCGAACAGCGGTATCGGCTATGTCACCGCCCGCGAACTGGCCCGCCAGGGCGCCCGCGTACTGCTGGCCTGCCGCAATGAGACGCGCGGGATCGCCGCCCTGGACCGGCTGCGCTCCGAAGTCCCCACCGCCGAGGCCGAGTTCCGGCCGCTCGACCTGGCCGATCTGTCCTCCGTACGGGACTTCGCCGCCGCCCTCGACGACTTCGACGGTGACCGCCTCGACCTGCTCATCAACAACGCGGGCGTGATGGCCCTGCCGTACCGCACCACCGCCGACGGTTTCGAGATGCAGTTCGGCACCAACCACCTCGGCCACTTCGCGCTGACCGGGCTGCTGCTGCCCAAGCTCCTCGCCACCCCCGGCGCCCGGGTCGTCACCGTCTCCAGCATGCTGCACGCCCTCGCCGACCTCGACTACAGCGACCTCAACAGCGAGCACTCCTACCGCCGCTGGATCGCCTACGCCCGCTCCAAGAGCGCCAACCTCCTCTTCGTCCACGAGCTGACCCGGCGGCTGGCCGCGGCCGGTTCGCAGGTCGTCGCGGCCGCCGCGCACCCCGGATACGCGTCCACCAATCTGCAGACCACGGGCGTCCGGATGGAGGGCCGCACCTCCGCCGAGCGGGCCATCGAGCTGGGCAACCGCCTCATCGCCCAGTCCCCGGACGGCGGCGCCCTGGGCACCCTCTGCGCGGCCACCGCCCCGCACATGCGGCCGGACTCCTTCATCGGCCCGCGCAGCGGACTCCGCGGCGCCCCCGCCCAGTCCTTCCGCGCCCCCTGGACCAAGAAGGACGCGAACGGCGAGCGCCTGTGGGCCGCCTCGGAACAACTCACCGGTGTCCGCTACGACTTCTCACGGCCCGCTGCGGCGTTCTGA